The proteins below are encoded in one region of Telopea speciosissima isolate NSW1024214 ecotype Mountain lineage chromosome 10, Tspe_v1, whole genome shotgun sequence:
- the LOC122641889 gene encoding xyloglucan endotransglucosylase/hydrolase protein 24-like produces the protein MQFSMDSSSSSTVSVMLVSALLLSFLMVVSASNFYLDFDTSYGGNRAKILNNGELLTLSLDNSSGSGVQSKGEFLYGKIDMQVKLVPNNSAGTVSTYYLSSKGQYWDELDFEFLGNLSGEPYIVHTNVITQGKGNREQQFYMWFDPTADFHNYSFLWNPQYILFSVDGTPIREFKNLESNGVPYPNKQLMQIYSSIWDGNDWATQGGRVKIDWSKAPFTASYRNFTTYACVQPNGTFCSSNSSFSTSNNNTWYYSQQLDSASQAKLKWVQDNYMIYNYCTDTKRFPNGTFPYECTVTN, from the exons ATGCAATTCTCCATggattcttcatcttcttctactgTTTCAGTAATGTTAGTATCTGCTCTACTGCTTAGCTTCTTAATGGTTGTTTCAGCTAGCAATTTCTATCTAGATTTCGACACCTCTTATGGTGGCAATAGAGCTAAGATCCTCAACAATGGGGAGCTTCTCACTTTGTCACTTGACAATTCTTCTGGGTCTGGTGTCCAATCCAAAGGAGAATTTCTCTATGGTAAGATTGATATGCAGGTCAAACTTGTTCCTAACAACTCTGCTGGTACTGTCAGTACCTACTAT TTATCTTCAAAAGGACAATATTGGGATGAGTTAGACTTTGAGTTCTTGGGGAATCTCAGTGGAGAACCTTATATTGTTCACACCAATGTTATCACCCAAGGCAAAGGCAATAGAGAACAGCAATTCTATATGTGGTTTGACCCAACTGCAGATTTCCACAATTACTCTTTCCTCTGGAATCCACAATACATCCT CTTCTCTGTGGATGGAACTCCAATTAGAGAGTTTAAGAATTTAGAATCAAATGGGGTTCCTTACCCAAACAAACAATTAATGCAAATCTACTCTAGTATTTGGGATGGCAATGATTGGGCGACTCAAGGTGGGCGTGTCAAGATTGATTGGAGCAAAGCACCATTCACAGCTTCCTATAGGAACTTCACTACATATGCTTGTGTTCAGCCTAATGGTACTTTTTGCAGTTCCAATTCTTCCTTTTCTACATCAAACAACAACACATGGTATTATTCACAGCAATTGGATTCAGCAAGTCAGGCTAAGTTGAAATGGGTGCAGGATAATTACATGATCTACAACTATTGTACTGATACAAAAAGATTTCCAAATGGAACTTTCCCTTATGAATGTACTGTCACCAACTAA